The proteins below are encoded in one region of Pacificitalea manganoxidans:
- a CDS encoding Hint domain-containing protein, whose amino-acid sequence MSTPTPPTTSPTAAPRDWTCHVLRGADFRVVAGVNAGDALEAVEDLCPGDVYRLSDDGPAWRLAVREAGDDAARAGPATLSTAVARAVAAGSEIGAAGDRVVLEARLTLMAPDGGRAQILLIAVTSAEGEASDLRCALPLDPIEPGADYTLIGIDTDPGTVPLADVTSIAFGRGTAITLADGRQVPIEDLEPGMRVLTHNHGAQPLRWVARRTVRAVGASAPVVIGRGVLGNSADLVVSQHQRLFIYQRGADRIGRSADILVKAQYLVDGARVFIRKGGFCDWFTPVFDRHEVIYAEGIPAESLEVNDATRPGLPEEIAEQVAEQLPSLSHTTHPGTEPDAEELSRAGPDRFHRPGTWSDGQG is encoded by the coding sequence ATGAGCACGCCCACGCCCCCGACCACATCCCCCACCGCCGCGCCGCGCGACTGGACCTGCCATGTGCTGCGCGGGGCCGATTTCCGCGTGGTGGCCGGGGTCAATGCGGGCGATGCGCTGGAGGCCGTGGAGGATCTGTGCCCCGGCGATGTCTACCGGCTGTCCGATGACGGCCCCGCATGGCGGCTGGCGGTGCGGGAAGCGGGCGATGACGCGGCGCGCGCCGGTCCCGCGACGCTCAGCACCGCGGTCGCGCGCGCGGTGGCGGCGGGTTCTGAGATCGGCGCCGCCGGAGACCGGGTGGTGCTGGAAGCGCGGTTGACGCTGATGGCCCCTGACGGCGGTCGGGCGCAGATCCTGCTCATCGCGGTGACGTCGGCAGAGGGGGAGGCCAGCGATCTGCGCTGTGCCCTGCCCCTCGACCCGATCGAACCCGGCGCGGATTACACGCTGATCGGGATTGATACCGATCCCGGCACCGTGCCGCTGGCGGATGTGACCTCTATCGCGTTCGGGCGCGGCACCGCCATCACGCTGGCCGATGGGCGGCAGGTTCCGATCGAGGATCTGGAGCCGGGAATGCGGGTGCTGACCCACAATCACGGCGCGCAGCCGCTGCGCTGGGTGGCGCGGCGCACGGTGCGGGCGGTGGGCGCCTCCGCCCCTGTGGTGATCGGGCGCGGCGTGCTGGGCAACAGCGCCGATCTGGTGGTGAGCCAGCACCAGCGACTGTTCATCTATCAGCGCGGCGCGGACCGGATCGGGCGCAGCGCCGATATTCTGGTGAAGGCCCAGTATCTGGTCGATGGGGCGCGGGTGTTCATCCGCAAGGGCGGGTTTTGCGACTGGTTCACCCCGGTCTTTGACCGCCACGAGGTGATCTATGCCGAGGGCATCCCCGCCGAAAGTCTGGAGGTCAATGACGCCACCCGCCCCGGCCTGCCCGAAGAGATCGCCGAGCAGGTGGCCGAACAGCTTCCCAGTCTGAGCCACACCACCCATCCCGGCACCGAACCCGATGCGGAGGAATTGAGCCGCGCGGGACCGGACCGGTTCCACCGCCCCGGCACCTGGAGCGACGGTCAGGGCTGA
- a CDS encoding nitrite/sulfite reductase has protein sequence MYSYSDFDEQFVRARVAQFSQQVARRIDGSLTEDEFKPLRLMNGLYLQLHAYMLRVAIPYGTLSARQMTQLAYIAETWDKGYGHFTTRQNIQYNWPELKDVPAMLEALADVQMHAIQTSGNTIRNVTADHFAGAVGDEVADPRPVAELLRQWSTDHPEFQFLPRKFKFAVTGAEHDRAVIKAHDIGIQIVRNDGGEIGYRILVGGGLGRTPMIGKVINDFVPGEDLLPYCEAIVHVYNRLGRRDNKYKARIKITVHEHGIDAIRDLVEARFAEIRPEFSGVDQEMLRGIQAQFALPELTSGGAGAYDDAYAADPVFRAWADTNLTAHRHPDHAIVTISLKAHGATPGDATAEQMRVMADLAERFSHSELRISHQQNVILPHVRKADLPQVHKILAAYGLGTANIGLVSDIIACPGMDYCALATARSIPIAQQIATRFDELKIEHEVGPLQIKISGCINACGHHHVGHIGILGLDRAGVENYQVTLGGDATETAALGERAGPGFSAEDIVPAIERLVLAYVDLRDSADETFIEAFRRLGMAPFKAALYPEERVKDAA, from the coding sequence ATGTATAGCTATTCCGATTTCGACGAGCAGTTCGTCCGCGCCCGCGTCGCGCAATTTTCCCAGCAGGTCGCCCGCCGCATCGATGGCTCGCTGACCGAGGATGAATTCAAGCCGCTGCGCCTGATGAACGGGCTCTATCTGCAATTGCACGCCTACATGCTGCGCGTGGCGATCCCCTATGGCACGCTGTCGGCGCGCCAGATGACCCAGCTCGCCTATATCGCGGAGACGTGGGACAAGGGCTATGGCCATTTCACCACCCGTCAGAACATCCAGTATAACTGGCCGGAGCTGAAAGACGTGCCCGCCATGCTGGAGGCGCTGGCCGATGTGCAGATGCATGCGATCCAGACCTCGGGAAACACCATCCGCAACGTGACCGCCGATCACTTCGCCGGGGCCGTGGGCGATGAGGTCGCCGATCCGCGCCCCGTCGCGGAACTGCTGCGCCAGTGGTCCACCGATCACCCAGAATTTCAGTTCCTGCCGCGGAAGTTCAAATTCGCCGTCACGGGGGCCGAACATGACCGCGCCGTTATCAAGGCCCATGACATCGGCATTCAGATTGTGCGCAACGACGGGGGCGAGATCGGCTACCGCATCCTTGTCGGGGGTGGTCTGGGCCGCACGCCGATGATCGGCAAGGTTATCAATGACTTCGTGCCGGGCGAGGATCTGCTGCCCTATTGCGAGGCCATCGTGCATGTCTACAACCGGCTGGGCCGGCGCGATAACAAATACAAGGCCCGCATCAAGATCACGGTGCATGAGCATGGCATCGACGCGATCCGCGATCTGGTCGAGGCGCGCTTCGCCGAAATCCGCCCCGAGTTTTCCGGCGTGGATCAGGAGATGCTGCGCGGAATTCAGGCGCAATTCGCACTGCCCGAACTGACCTCCGGCGGGGCAGGGGCCTATGATGACGCCTACGCCGCCGATCCGGTGTTCCGCGCTTGGGCTGATACCAACCTGACCGCGCATCGTCACCCCGATCATGCCATCGTCACCATCTCGCTGAAGGCCCACGGCGCCACCCCCGGCGACGCCACCGCCGAACAGATGCGCGTCATGGCCGATCTGGCCGAGCGGTTCTCCCATTCCGAACTGCGCATCAGCCACCAGCAGAACGTGATCTTGCCGCATGTGCGCAAAGCCGATCTGCCGCAGGTGCACAAAATCCTCGCGGCCTATGGCCTCGGCACCGCCAATATCGGCCTCGTGTCCGACATCATCGCCTGCCCCGGCATGGATTACTGCGCGCTGGCCACCGCCCGCTCGATCCCGATCGCCCAGCAGATCGCCACGCGGTTTGACGAGCTGAAGATCGAGCACGAGGTCGGCCCGCTGCAGATCAAGATTTCGGGCTGCATCAATGCCTGTGGGCACCATCATGTCGGCCATATCGGCATTCTCGGGCTGGATCGCGCGGGCGTCGAAAACTATCAGGTGACGCTCGGCGGCGACGCGACCGAAACCGCCGCTCTGGGCGAACGCGCAGGCCCCGGCTTCTCCGCCGAGGACATCGTGCCCGCGATCGAGCGGCTGGTGCTGGCCTATGTCGATCTGCGCGACAGCGCCGACGAAACCTTCATCGAGGCTTTCCGCCGTCTTGGCATGGCCCCGTTCAAAGCAGCCCTCTATCCCGAAGAAAGGGTGAAAGATGCCGCTTGA
- a CDS encoding DUF934 domain-containing protein, with protein MSVIVTDTGFGSEDWSHEFHSVEALGQEVGAPAFALDLASDTDPAALEGRLDGVDLIRVDFPSSADGRGFTIARALRRMGFAGRLRAKGHVIADQYAMARRCGFDEVEIDDALAARQPEPQWLFRADWQAHDYQSRLRG; from the coding sequence ATGAGCGTGATCGTCACCGATACGGGCTTCGGCTCCGAAGACTGGTCCCACGAGTTCCACAGCGTCGAGGCGCTCGGGCAGGAGGTCGGCGCGCCCGCCTTCGCGCTTGATCTCGCCTCCGACACTGACCCCGCCGCGCTGGAAGGTCGGCTGGACGGCGTGGACCTGATCCGCGTCGATTTCCCGTCCTCCGCCGACGGGCGCGGCTTTACCATCGCGCGCGCGCTGCGCCGCATGGGCTTTGCCGGGCGTCTGCGCGCCAAGGGCCATGTGATCGCGGACCAATACGCAATGGCCCGCCGCTGTGGTTTCGACGAGGTCGAAATCGACGACGCGCTTGCCGCCCGGCAGCCGGAACCGCAATGGCTGTTCCGCGCTGATTGGCAGGCTCACGATTACCAGTCCCGCTTGCGCGGCTGA
- the cysG gene encoding siroheme synthase CysG, with product MQHFPIFLDLKGRTVLLSGGGEAAMAKLRLLMKTEAHLVVFAPEPSDEIVAWAAQGLLALHPRALAPADLPGAALVYAADEDAARDTRTAELSRAAGVLLNVVDDLQNSQFITPAIVDRDPVCVAIGTEGAAPVLARAIKRDLEERLNPRLGLMARIGKAFRAAAEALPEGRPRRDFWSDYYFGEGLVALDAEGETALPAALDRMLDRHLASETSAGRVALVGAGPGDPELLTLKARRLLDTADVVIHDRLVPQEILELARREAILVDAGKQGFGPAMTQEEINTLIVRHAQDGHHVVRLKSGDPGVFGRLDEELDACDAAGIEWQIVPGLTSAAAAAAGIGQGLTRRGRNSAVRLLTGHDVKGFAEHDWRALARPGEVAALYMAKRGARFLQGRLLMHGAAPETPVTIVENASRPDEQVIATTLAALPATLESGDVAGPAILLYGLAPRARATAAAPAPARSETTLKEFA from the coding sequence ATGCAACATTTCCCAATCTTCCTCGACCTGAAGGGCCGCACGGTCCTGCTGTCGGGTGGGGGTGAGGCCGCGATGGCCAAGCTGCGCCTGCTGATGAAGACCGAAGCGCATCTCGTCGTGTTCGCCCCTGAGCCGTCGGATGAGATCGTCGCTTGGGCGGCGCAGGGCCTGCTGGCGCTGCATCCCCGCGCGCTGGCCCCCGCCGATCTGCCCGGCGCGGCGTTGGTCTATGCCGCCGACGAAGACGCCGCGCGCGACACCCGCACCGCCGAACTGTCCCGGGCCGCGGGCGTGCTGCTCAATGTGGTCGATGATCTGCAAAACTCGCAATTCATCACCCCCGCCATCGTCGATCGCGATCCGGTCTGCGTGGCCATCGGCACCGAAGGCGCGGCCCCGGTGCTGGCCCGCGCGATCAAACGCGATCTGGAAGAGCGGCTGAACCCGCGTCTGGGTCTGATGGCGCGCATCGGCAAAGCCTTCCGCGCCGCCGCCGAGGCGCTCCCCGAGGGCCGCCCGCGCCGGGATTTCTGGTCGGATTACTATTTCGGCGAGGGCCTCGTCGCGCTCGATGCCGAAGGCGAAACCGCGCTGCCCGCCGCGCTGGACCGCATGTTGGACCGCCATCTGGCGTCCGAAACCTCTGCCGGGCGCGTCGCTCTGGTCGGGGCCGGTCCGGGCGATCCCGAATTGCTGACGCTGAAGGCCCGTCGCCTGCTCGATACCGCCGACGTCGTGATCCATGACCGGCTGGTGCCGCAGGAGATCCTCGAACTGGCCCGCCGCGAGGCGATCCTTGTCGATGCGGGCAAACAGGGGTTCGGCCCCGCCATGACCCAAGAGGAAATCAACACCCTGATCGTGCGCCATGCGCAGGACGGTCATCATGTGGTGCGGCTGAAATCCGGCGATCCGGGCGTCTTCGGGCGGCTGGATGAGGAACTCGACGCCTGCGATGCCGCCGGGATCGAATGGCAGATCGTGCCGGGCCTGACCTCGGCCGCTGCGGCTGCGGCGGGCATCGGGCAGGGGCTGACCCGGCGTGGGCGCAACAGCGCGGTGCGGCTGCTGACCGGCCATGACGTCAAGGGGTTTGCCGAACATGACTGGCGCGCGCTGGCGCGTCCGGGCGAGGTGGCGGCCCTCTATATGGCCAAGCGCGGTGCGCGGTTCCTTCAGGGCCGTCTGCTGATGCATGGCGCCGCGCCGGAAACGCCCGTGACCATCGTTGAAAATGCCTCCCGCCCGGATGAGCAGGTGATTGCCACCACGCTCGCCGCGCTGCCCGCCACCTTGGAGTCCGGCGATGTTGCCGGTCCCGCCATCCTTCTCTACGGGCTGGCGCCGCGCGCCCGCGCCACGGCCGCCGCGCCCGCGCCCGCCCGCTCTGAAACGACCCTCAAGGAGTTCGCCTGA
- a CDS encoding ferredoxin--NADP reductase has product MTEQTPVTQTDATPATSAAPSPKATPTLPDAQVVTSVKHWTDRLFSFRVSRPQSLRFRSGEFVMIGLMGDPDPKTGRQKPLLRAYSIASPSWDEELEFYSIKVQDGPLTSRLQHIQPGDELILRPKPVGTLVHDALLPGKRLWLFATGTGIAPFASLIRDPETFENYDQIILTHTCRDVAELDYGRELVDSLRSDEMMQELLGDGLDKLTYYPTTTREESPRMGRITDLLRNGTVFADLGIDSISAETDRAMVCGSMGLNTDIKEILEGYGLREGANSDPAEYVVEKAFVG; this is encoded by the coding sequence ATGACCGAGCAGACACCCGTGACCCAAACCGACGCCACCCCCGCCACTTCCGCCGCGCCTTCGCCAAAGGCCACTCCGACCTTGCCCGACGCGCAGGTCGTGACCTCGGTCAAGCATTGGACCGACCGGCTGTTTTCCTTCCGCGTGAGCCGCCCGCAATCGCTGCGCTTCCGCTCCGGGGAATTCGTGATGATCGGCCTGATGGGCGATCCCGATCCCAAAACCGGACGCCAGAAGCCGCTGCTGCGCGCCTATTCCATCGCCTCGCCCAGCTGGGACGAGGAACTGGAATTCTACTCGATCAAGGTGCAGGACGGCCCGCTGACCTCGCGGCTGCAACATATCCAGCCCGGCGACGAGCTGATCCTGCGGCCCAAGCCCGTGGGCACGCTGGTTCATGACGCGCTGCTGCCCGGCAAACGTCTGTGGCTCTTTGCCACCGGCACCGGCATCGCGCCCTTCGCCTCGCTGATCCGCGATCCCGAGACGTTCGAGAATTACGACCAGATCATCCTGACCCATACCTGCCGCGACGTGGCCGAACTCGACTACGGTCGTGAACTGGTCGACAGCCTGCGCAGCGACGAGATGATGCAGGAATTGCTGGGCGATGGGCTCGACAAGCTCACTTACTACCCCACCACGACCCGCGAAGAGAGCCCGCGCATGGGCCGCATCACCGACCTGCTGCGCAACGGCACCGTGTTCGCCGATCTGGGCATTGACAGCATCTCCGCCGAGACCGACCGCGCGATGGTCTGCGGCTCGATGGGGCTGAACACCGACATCAAGGAAATCCTCGAAGGCTACGGCCTGCGCGAGGGGGCCAATTCCGACCCCGCAGAATATGTGGTCGAGAAAGCCTTCGTCGGTTAA
- a CDS encoding cytochrome P450 yields MQDPYPVYDLWRAQGDLVWWEDYGMVAATSHRAVQTLLKDRRFGRAVPPAQAHPIPERLTPFYDIEAHSLLELEAPDHTRLRGLILRAFTSRTIAALGPFIDDLAAALVADLPPPGTPVDLLDALCRPLPVRVIAHMLGVPDSRCTDLLDWSNAMVGMYQAGRTRAMEDAAVAASRAFSAFLSDLIETRRAAPGDDLLSQLIAAEEDGERLSRAELISTVILLLNAGHEATVHTLGNGIATLIATGQGARACDPQALPALTEEVLRHDPPLHLFTRWCYTEVELYGHRFHPGDQVACLLGAANRDPDTFADPAVFAPGRNARAQVSFGAGIHFCVGAPLARMEIAAALRALFSARPDLTLAEPPRYAPIYHFHGLEALRVA; encoded by the coding sequence GTGCAGGACCCCTATCCGGTCTACGATCTTTGGCGTGCGCAGGGCGATCTGGTCTGGTGGGAGGATTACGGCATGGTCGCCGCCACCAGCCACCGCGCGGTGCAGACGCTGCTGAAGGATCGGCGTTTCGGACGAGCGGTGCCGCCCGCGCAGGCGCATCCGATCCCGGAGCGGCTGACACCCTTCTACGACATCGAAGCACATTCCCTGCTGGAACTCGAAGCGCCCGATCACACCCGACTGCGGGGGCTGATCCTGCGGGCGTTCACCTCGCGCACCATCGCCGCGCTCGGTCCGTTCATCGACGATCTGGCCGCTGCGCTGGTCGCCGACCTGCCGCCCCCCGGCACCCCGGTCGATCTGCTCGACGCGCTCTGCCGCCCGCTGCCGGTGCGGGTCATCGCCCATATGCTCGGCGTGCCGGACAGCCGCTGCACCGATCTGCTGGACTGGTCGAACGCGATGGTTGGCATGTATCAGGCAGGCCGCACCCGCGCGATGGAGGACGCCGCCGTGGCTGCCTCGCGCGCGTTCTCGGCGTTTCTGTCTGACCTGATCGAAACCCGCCGTGCCGCGCCGGGCGACGATCTTCTGTCGCAGTTGATCGCGGCGGAGGAAGATGGCGAACGGCTCAGCCGGGCGGAACTGATCTCTACCGTGATTTTGCTGCTCAATGCCGGGCATGAGGCGACGGTGCACACGCTGGGCAACGGCATCGCGACGCTCATCGCCACGGGGCAGGGCGCGCGCGCCTGTGATCCGCAGGCGCTGCCCGCCCTGACCGAAGAGGTGCTGCGCCACGATCCGCCGCTGCATCTATTCACCCGCTGGTGCTACACCGAGGTCGAGCTATACGGCCACCGCTTCCACCCCGGCGATCAGGTGGCGTGCCTGCTGGGCGCCGCCAATCGCGACCCCGACACCTTTGCCGATCCGGCGGTGTTCGCACCGGGTCGCAACGCGCGCGCGCAGGTGAGCTTTGGCGCGGGGATCCATTTCTGCGTCGGCGCACCGTTGGCCCGGATGGAAATCGCCGCCGCCCTGCGCGCGCTTTTCTCCGCGCGGCCCGATCTGACGCTGGCCGAGCCGCCGCGCTACGCGCCGATCTACCATTTTCACGGGTTGGAGGCGCTGCGCGTCGCATAA
- a CDS encoding DUF2849 domain-containing protein has translation MARQFTPKVVTANALLEGDVVYLTADDRWTRAHTEAELIEDEAHAQIRLLEANQPGTVVGVYLADARRGPDGPEPVHFREVFRATGPSNYRHGKQAATDTAEV, from the coding sequence ATGGCCCGCCAATTCACCCCCAAGGTCGTCACCGCCAACGCCCTGCTCGAAGGCGACGTCGTCTATCTGACCGCCGATGACCGCTGGACCCGCGCCCATACCGAGGCCGAGCTGATCGAGGATGAGGCCCACGCGCAGATCCGTCTGCTGGAGGCCAACCAGCCCGGCACCGTCGTCGGCGTCTATCTCGCCGATGCGCGCCGTGGCCCCGATGGCCCCGAGCCGGTGCATTTCCGCGAAGTGTTCCGCGCGACCGGCCCGTCCAACTACCGCCACGGCAAGCAAGCCGCCACCGACACCGCGGAGGTCTGA
- a CDS encoding SDR family oxidoreductase gives MDLGIAGKTALVTASSKGLGRGCAEHLAAAGVNLILNARSEGPLEETAAALRDAHGVEVTAIAADIVSEEGRARVLAAAGHVDILVTNAGGPSPGSWEDWDRDDFIKALDANMLTPIALMQALLPGMIDQGWGRVVNITSQSVKSPIPALGLSNSARAGLTGFVAGTSRQVAPKGVTINNLLPGIHDTDRSIGLDTGVASANDITREEARARREATIPARRYGTASEFGAACAFLCSAHAGFIVGQNLLLDGGALNSTL, from the coding sequence ATGGATCTTGGAATCGCCGGTAAGACCGCTCTCGTCACCGCTTCGTCTAAGGGGCTGGGCCGCGGCTGCGCCGAACATCTCGCCGCCGCGGGCGTCAATCTGATCCTCAACGCCCGCAGCGAAGGCCCGCTTGAGGAAACCGCTGCCGCCCTGCGCGATGCCCACGGGGTCGAGGTCACGGCAATCGCCGCCGATATCGTGTCGGAAGAAGGCCGCGCCCGCGTGCTGGCCGCCGCCGGACATGTCGATATCCTCGTAACCAATGCGGGCGGCCCGTCTCCGGGCAGCTGGGAAGATTGGGACCGGGACGATTTCATCAAGGCGCTCGACGCCAATATGCTGACCCCGATCGCGCTGATGCAGGCGCTGCTGCCCGGCATGATCGACCAAGGCTGGGGCCGGGTGGTGAACATCACCTCGCAATCGGTGAAATCGCCGATCCCGGCGCTGGGCCTGTCGAACTCCGCGCGGGCCGGGCTGACCGGTTTCGTTGCGGGCACCTCCCGGCAGGTCGCGCCCAAGGGCGTGACCATCAACAACCTGCTCCCCGGTATCCACGACACCGACCGTTCCATCGGGCTCGATACCGGCGTGGCTTCCGCCAATGACATCACCCGCGAAGAAGCCCGCGCCCGGCGCGAAGCGACGATCCCCGCGCGCCGCTACGGCACCGCATCGGAATTTGGCGCCGCCTGTGCCTTCCTGTGTTCGGCACATGCCGGTTTCATCGTCGGGCAGAACCTGCTGCTGGATGGCGGCGCGCTTAACTCGACGCTTTAA
- a CDS encoding Lrp/AsnC family transcriptional regulator: MSVRLDATDRKILAELQVDASQSLDEIAKKVGSSKTPVWNRIRKMREAGVIRQNTVLLDAEALGLEACFFVLIRTSEHEAEWQQRFLSTLRARPEVLEAHRLAGDIDYILKVRVANARAYDSFYQALISEVKIHNVTALLSMEELKATTVLPV; encoded by the coding sequence ATGTCCGTTCGTCTCGACGCCACAGACCGGAAAATCCTTGCGGAGCTACAGGTCGATGCCAGCCAGTCGCTGGACGAAATTGCCAAGAAAGTCGGCTCCTCCAAGACGCCGGTCTGGAACCGCATTCGCAAGATGCGCGAGGCGGGGGTGATCCGCCAGAATACGGTCCTGCTGGATGCCGAGGCGCTGGGGCTGGAGGCGTGTTTCTTTGTGCTGATCCGCACGTCCGAGCATGAGGCCGAGTGGCAGCAGCGGTTCCTGTCCACCCTGCGCGCCCGCCCCGAAGTGCTGGAAGCGCATCGGCTGGCTGGGGATATCGACTACATCCTGAAGGTGCGGGTCGCCAATGCCCGCGCCTATGACAGCTTCTATCAGGCGCTAATTTCCGAGGTGAAGATCCACAACGTCACCGCGCTGCTGTCGATGGAGGAATTGAAAGCCACCACCGTGCTGCCGGTCTAG
- a CDS encoding RNA methyltransferase, whose protein sequence is MSEPVFVLVRSQMGENIGAAARAMWNFGLSRMRLVEPRDGWPNPRAVALASGAGRLLDDAQVSDTLPEALSDCTYVFATTARARGLTKPVFTPEDAMRLAHEKIAAGEKVAVLFGPERAGLENDDVARANAIISVPVNPEFFSLNLGQCVLLTAYEWSRLSGPAPTRAAAAMEKTEYASGLEIEKLGDHYEQRLEEAGFFWPEDKAPGMKLTLRNMWARLGLTRTEVQVFHGVLRQMVRWKERGPGRD, encoded by the coding sequence ATGTCCGAACCCGTCTTCGTCCTTGTCCGCTCGCAAATGGGCGAGAATATCGGTGCGGCGGCGCGGGCGATGTGGAATTTCGGCCTGAGCCGGATGCGGCTGGTCGAGCCACGCGATGGCTGGCCGAACCCGCGCGCCGTGGCGCTGGCCTCTGGCGCGGGGCGGCTGCTGGATGACGCGCAGGTGAGCGATACCCTCCCCGAGGCGCTATCCGACTGCACCTATGTCTTTGCCACCACCGCCCGCGCCCGTGGGCTGACGAAGCCTGTCTTTACCCCCGAAGACGCGATGCGGCTGGCGCACGAGAAAATCGCGGCAGGCGAAAAGGTCGCGGTGCTGTTCGGCCCCGAGCGGGCCGGATTGGAAAACGACGACGTGGCGCGGGCGAATGCGATCATCTCGGTGCCGGTGAACCCGGAATTCTTCTCGCTCAACCTTGGGCAATGCGTGCTGCTGACCGCCTATGAATGGTCGCGCCTGTCGGGCCCCGCCCCCACCCGCGCGGCGGCGGCGATGGAAAAGACCGAATATGCCAGCGGGCTCGAGATCGAGAAACTTGGCGATCACTACGAGCAGCGTCTGGAAGAGGCGGGGTTCTTCTGGCCGGAGGACAAAGCCCCGGGCATGAAGCTCACCCTGCGCAACATGTGGGCGCGACTGGGGCTGACCCGGACCGAAGTGCAGGTGTTCCACGGCGTGCTGCGGCAGATGGTGCGCTGGAAAGAGCGCGGGCCCGGGCGCGACTGA
- a CDS encoding phosphoadenylyl-sulfate reductase, translated as MPLDDRKFGRADTVARLNAQARGLGAQDILRLALSDPATRDGALVSSFGAESVVLLHLMSQIDPSYPVIFIDTRLLFAETLDYQRDVARQLGLTDVRVTRTDPAALRRADPDDTLHQRDTAACCDLRKARPLEQALGGFSAWITGRKRFQAATRAALEPFELDGDRIKVNPLADWTAEDLKAYIADHDLPRHPLVAKGYPSIGCTPCTTPVGAGEDPRAGRWRGSDKVECGIHFVNGRAVRGPIAAPAAATAAKE; from the coding sequence ATGCCGCTTGATGACCGCAAATTCGGGCGTGCCGATACGGTCGCCCGGCTCAACGCGCAGGCCCGTGGCCTTGGCGCGCAGGACATCCTGCGCCTCGCGCTGAGCGATCCCGCCACCCGTGACGGCGCGCTTGTCTCCTCCTTCGGGGCCGAAAGCGTCGTGTTGTTGCACCTGATGTCGCAGATCGATCCGTCCTATCCGGTGATCTTCATCGACACCCGGCTGCTCTTTGCCGAAACGCTGGACTACCAGCGCGATGTGGCGCGGCAGCTTGGCCTGACCGATGTGCGTGTCACCCGCACCGATCCCGCAGCCCTGCGCCGCGCGGATCCCGATGACACGCTGCACCAGCGCGACACCGCCGCCTGCTGCGATCTGCGCAAGGCCCGCCCGCTGGAGCAGGCGCTTGGCGGCTTTTCGGCCTGGATCACGGGGCGGAAGCGGTTTCAGGCCGCGACCCGCGCTGCGCTGGAGCCTTTCGAACTGGATGGGGACCGGATCAAGGTGAATCCGCTGGCGGACTGGACCGCCGAGGATTTGAAAGCCTATATCGCGGACCATGACCTGCCCCGGCATCCGCTGGTGGCCAAGGGCTATCCGTCGATCGGCTGCACGCCCTGCACCACGCCGGTGGGGGCGGGCGAAGACCCCCGTGCAGGCCGCTGGCGCGGTTCGGATAAGGTCGAATGCGGCATCCATTTCGTCAATGGGCGCGCCGTGCGCGGCCCGATCGCGGCCCCGGCAGCCGCCACAGCCGCCAAGGAGTGA
- a CDS encoding thiamine phosphate synthase: MSDTSQTDLPDAPEQPQIYLITPPEFDLSTFPDRLASVLDAEDVACIRLALATSDEDRIARAADACREVAHARDVAIVIERHLAMVERLGLDGVHLTDGARTVRHARKELGADAIVGAFCGSSRHDGMTAAEAGADYVAFGPVGGSLGDGTHAEDGLFEWWSQMIEVPVVAEGGLSAGRATALGAMTDFFGVGEEIWREDDAAEALRTLLAGAR; this comes from the coding sequence ATGTCTGATACCTCCCAAACCGACCTTCCCGACGCTCCCGAGCAGCCGCAGATCTACCTGATCACGCCGCCCGAATTCGATCTGTCGACTTTCCCCGACCGGCTGGCTTCGGTGCTGGATGCCGAAGACGTGGCCTGCATCCGCCTCGCGCTGGCCACCAGCGACGAAGACCGCATCGCCCGCGCCGCCGACGCCTGCCGGGAGGTAGCCCATGCCCGCGACGTGGCGATCGTGATCGAACGGCATCTGGCAATGGTCGAACGTCTCGGTCTTGACGGTGTGCACCTGACCGACGGGGCGCGCACCGTGCGCCACGCGCGGAAGGAACTGGGCGCGGATGCCATCGTCGGCGCATTCTGCGGCAGCTCGCGCCATGACGGCATGACGGCGGCCGAGGCTGGCGCGGATTATGTGGCCTTCGGTCCGGTGGGCGGCAGCCTCGGCGATGGCACCCATGCCGAAGACGGCCTGTTCGAATGGTGGTCGCAGATGATCGAAGTGCCGGTAGTGGCCGAAGGCGGGCTCAGCGCGGGCCGGGCCACGGCACTGGGCGCGATGACCGATTTCTTTGGCGTAGGCGAGGAAATCTGGCGCGAAGATGACGCGGCCGAAGCGCTGCGCACGCTGCTCGCCGGGGCACGCTGA